In Cervus canadensis isolate Bull #8, Minnesota chromosome 6, ASM1932006v1, whole genome shotgun sequence, one DNA window encodes the following:
- the LOC122443881 gene encoding feline leukemia virus subgroup C receptor-related protein 2-like → MADEDPNQQEHDGTPSQMRPLEAEARGYTLFRVLDREFMIKVSKRRWVVVLVFSCYSMCNAFQWIHYAAINNIFMNFYGVSSFAIDWLSMCYMLVYIPLLLPVAWLLEKFGLRTIALAGSSLNCLGAWVKVGSLQPHLFPVTVLGQVICSVAQVFILGMPSPIASVWFGDDEVSTACSIAVLGNQLGNALGFLVPAVSVPNIDNPDELAYHISIMFYITAGVATLLFILVLIVFKEKPKHPPSRAQCLSYALASTDASYLSSIIQLFKNLNFVLLVITYGLNAGAFYALCTLLNRMVIFHYMGEGVIVGRIGLTIAIAGMLGTVISSIWLDRSKTYKGTTLVLYIMTLVGMAGYTGTLNLGHLWIVYITAGIIGFSITGYLTLGFEFAVELTYPESEVVSSGLLNVSAQVFGIIFTISQGQIMDNYGTMPGNIFLCVFLTLGAVLTAFIKADLRRQRLLKNKPQEGEEEEDSKSSKAPTTVGEERF, encoded by the exons ATGGCAGATGAAGATCCCAACCAACAGGAGCATGATGGCACCCCTTCTCAGATGCGCCCACTCGAGGCAGAAGCCCGCGGCTACACCCTATTCAGAGTCTTGGACAGAGAGTTCATGATCAAGGTGAGCAAGCGCCGGTGGGTGGTGGTCCTGGTGTTCAGCTGCTACTCCATGTGCAACGCCTTCCAGTGGATCCACTACGCCGCCATCAATAACATCTTCATGAACTTCTACGGGGTCAGTTCCTTTGCCATCGACTGGCTGTCCATGTGCTACATGCTGGTCTACATCCCTCTGCTCCTGCCGGTGGCCTGGCTCTTGGAGAAGTTCGGCCTGCGGACCATCGCCCTCGCTGGCTCCTCTCTCAACTGCCTGGGGGCCTGGGTGAAGGTGGGCAGCCTGCAGCCACATCTCTTTCCAGTCACTGTGCTGGGCCAGGTCATCTGCTCCGTGGCCCAGGTCTTCATCCTGGGTATGCCCTCCCCCATTGCTTCCGTCTGGTTCGGAGATGATGAGGTGTCAACTGCCTGCTCCATAGCTGTCCTCGGCAATCAG CTTGGAAATGCCCTTGGGTTCTTGGTCCCTGCTGTCTCGGTACCCAACATCGACAACCCTGATGAGCTTGCTTACCACATCAGCATCATGTTCTACATAACAGCAGGTGTGGCCACTCTGCTTTTCATCCTTGTCCTCATCG tgttcAAAGAGAAGCCTAAACATCCCCCCAGCAGGGCCCAGTGCCTGAGCTATGCCTTGGCGTCTACTGATGCTTCCTACTTAAGTTCCATCATCCAACTATTCAAAAACCTCAACTTTGTGCTGCTAGTCATCACCTACG GTCTGAATGCTGGTGCTTTTTATGCCTTGTGCACCCTGCTGAATCGCATGGTGATCTTCCACTACATG ggggAAGGTGTGATAGTTGGAAGAATCGGCCTGACCATTGCCATTGCAGGAATGCTTGGGACTGTGATCTCAAGCATCTGGCTGGATAGGAGCAAAACCTACAA GGGGACCACCCTGGTACTCTACATCATGACTCTGGTGGGCATGGCAGGGTACACAGGGACCTTGAACCTGGGACACCTGTGGATAGTATACATCACTGCTGGGATAATTGG CTTCTCCATAACTGGCTATCTCACTCTGGGATTTGAGTTTGCCGTGGAGCTGACATACCCGGAATCCGAAGTTGTGTCGTCTGGCCTCCTCAACGTGTCTGCCCAG GTATTCGGGAtcatcttcaccatctcccagggccaGATCATGGACAACTACGGAACCATGCCTGGGAACATCTTCCTGTGTGTCTTTCTGACCCTTGGAGCAGTGCTCACTG CATTCATTAAGGCAGATCTCCGGAGGCAGAGGCTCCTGAAAAAT AAAccccaggaaggggaggaggaggaggacagcaAGAGCAGCAAAGCCCCCACCACTGTCGGGGAGGAGCGTTTCTGA